From the genome of Deinococcus apachensis DSM 19763:
AACTCTTGCCGCTCGCCGTCACCTGAGTGCTGACTGTGCCCTGCTCGTCGCACCCGTCGCCCTTCGGGGGACAGGCGATGACGTAGGTGCCCTGGACGTTGCCGCCGGGCGGTGCAGTGACGGTGCCGGAGAGGGGGAGCTTCGCGGGTGCGGCGCTGAGCGCCGTAAGGGCCAGGAAGGGGATGTGTCGCATGACTTTGGTCTGCCTCCGCCGCCACCGTAGGCGGCCCCCGGGGACAACGGGATGACAGCTCTGGCAAGGGGATTTCAGTTGGTTGCTGAACGGTGACCGCCCCGAAGCCATACCGCGTGATGGACGAGACCCTCCACCTGTGGGGGTGTCCGTTTGGACCCGCCTCACACGTCCACTTCGCCAGCGCCGTCCTCGTCCCAGCTGTTCCTGCCAGGGGGCAAGGTTTTGGTGCGCCGGGGAGGTGAACCTGGTGACCTCTGGGGCAATGGATCACAAAGGAGTGGGCACCGACGGGTTGCGGCCGGACCGACCAGGGGTGGCTGAGCGGCGCGTCATCGTGTCGTCACCGGCTCCCACCTAGGCTCTCCCCAGTGCTCGGCGCCCGAGCACTGGGGAGAGCCCTGAAGAGACCCTCCTTCCTCACCCAGCCTCACCTCGTTCGCCGCTGCCCACGCGGGGCACGGCTCGCCCGGTAATTCGCCTGCCAAGGAGCCTGACCATGACCACCCTGCCCCAGACCCCCCCGCTTCCCCGCCTGCTTCGCGCTGGCGACGGCCAGCCGGTCGTTGCCCCCGGTGAGGAGGTCACCTTCAAACTCACGGGACGTGACACGAACGGTGCCCTCGCCCTGGGCCTGGTCACCACCCAGCCCGGCGGCGGCCCGCCCCCCCACATCCACCACCGCGAGGACGAACTCTTCATCCTCGTGGAGGGCGAGCTTCAGGTTGGCAGCGTCGAGGGCTGGATGACGGCCCGCGCCGGGGACGTGGTGTTCCTGCCCGCCGGGAGCGTCCACACCTTCCACAACGCGGGAGTGGTGCCCTCCAGGCACTGGGTGCTGACCACCCCGCCCGGCTTCGAGCAGTTCT
Proteins encoded in this window:
- a CDS encoding cupin domain-containing protein, which translates into the protein MTTLPQTPPLPRLLRAGDGQPVVAPGEEVTFKLTGRDTNGALALGLVTTQPGGGPPPHIHHREDELFILVEGELQVGSVEGWMTARAGDVVFLPAGSVHTFHNAGVVPSRHWVLTTPPGFEQFYPRFAAILNGAQDGPPDLARLGATATEYGIELLSPHALPPR